From the Vanacampus margaritifer isolate UIUO_Vmar chromosome 14, RoL_Vmar_1.0, whole genome shotgun sequence genome, the window aatacgtccacccattttttaaatttttgttttttgaaacgggtagagggaacccttccgcatctgtggtgaaagtttccatcaagtctgttgtgcctaatgactatttttggcccctagagggcagcgatgactctcttttgacaagatcgggtgagcgtcagcagaagacgtgaggcggggttcgagtgttgaggggacattggctgaagaagccataatggcggccgcttgcaagcagttGACgctcgagccgtttttttcaaagacatcgaccaacgctaaagagcacattgatgacgacgatgatcatcatcgatgatgatgatggtgactccgagcttgacgccgaagttggaagcgctgacgcggcggctatgacggcgttataaaggttcacgggctagcgatgctgacaccggaaaacacggagcacaacacTCAGgtggacgttcgatcggaccacggagagtgccccgagtccgatgcatattcatcggaggaagtgtgtacagtctgctacttgctttttatttcccggaaaaaaaggccgtcaagaaagtgtaacgtttgcacgcaaaagtgaaagtaaactgttgtgcgtgtcctggcgtctccttgcacgcaggagagcgttacaaaaggaaaaactgtatttgaaacatccacataattggaAGTCGTAccgcagttgcacacatttgtaaatagtttgccaaattgttttgtcaaattgttacactgttgaatggaaataaacgcattttgcaaccaaaaaacactttttcattgttggtgaaagcgttttacagaagtaaagcactatttcggtgtttgtggcatcattcatggacaaaaagacaaaaagagtgcatgaaataacatcgtttcacaaaaagctctttttctccgtttttttgtttcaaaacagaatttcggtgaaagtaaccattttctattgttgattactgaagaacggaataaggtagaaacaaactttttttttctgatgaaagatgagagtccaatctttgcTAGTACGTGTCTtcgtccaaacacaacattttctgtggaccttcgAAGATCACTCAAAAcgcttaaatgggctggcagcggcgacgtcccgtttttgaaaacgtctggcagtcaaagagttaaggtttgCTAAAATGGTTGGAAAAGTTGAGACTTTGCTTATTTTCTGTCAGTGTGTAGCATTTATGCTAATTTGCATGTTGTGTTAGCATTCAGTTAGCTAGTCACTTTGGTCAGGCAAAAGGAAACcatttgctttcatttcattttctttttggtgCGTGTTCAAAGTAGCAGTTGTGATCCTTTCTGTTAGCATgtctatgttagcattaagctaacaacTCTGGTCAGACAAACTCAAGCGGTTTGGCAGAAATACGCAATGCTGTTGGTTGTTGCATTGATGCTAATGTTTTTTAGCTCATCTATGGGCTTTTGCATGacgttagcatcaagctagcggACTTGAATGAGATGAAATATGATTCGGTTGAACAATTGAAGATCAGAAAACGTCACAAATGGCGACGTCAGCATCCTTTCACATGCCATGACCTCATTGCTAACTTGCGTTAGCTCATCTGTGGAGATTCACACGATCCGTCATCATCAAgcgagcggccattttgggttTGCGCGTGCTGACCTTCCTCGTGTCCCAGCTGTTTGTTCTTGGCCCTCTTGCGGGCCTCGTTTTTGTCCGTGTCCGAGTTGACGGCGTCGTAGACCGTCTCGGCCACTTCCTGCTGCCAACGCTCGGAAATCACCAGCGGGAAGTTCTTGTACAGCTCCTGGTCGCTGTCTAGGAGctgacacacgcacgcacgcacacgcgttTTACTTTGAGATCTTGCTCGTTTCATTGTGTTCATTTGAATACGATCGTTTatagacggacggacggacggacagacagacagacagacagacagacagacagacagacagacagacagacagacagacagacagacagacagacagacagacagacagacgtcTATGTTGTGGAAATCCCAGTTAAAGGCAAAagcaaacacaccacatttgggtttttaaagagAAAATGTCGTTTTTAGTCTGTTATTGCTTTGATACAAGAAATTtcaaacgtgcgtgtgtgtgcgtgtatccTGTTGACCTTGATGCCCTTGGTGTCCTCCTCGTCAAAGGAGCCGATGTCGAAGGCGTCGGCGGCGTTGACTTCCCCTCTGGGCGGGATGAGCGGTGGCGAGtactgcacacacgcacgcacgcacgcacacacatttgactggAGCGAGCGGCCGACAAACCAAACAATGCGGAGCGAGCGAGCGATCGGCCTCGTACCTTCTGCAGGTAGACCTGTTGCCAGTCCATGCCCTTGAAGAAGGGATGCCCCTTGACCTCCGTGGCTCTGAGCGACAAGTCATACAAACGTGCGGTTAGTCCCGCCGCGGCCAGCAGGGGGCGTCGTCATCACAcgttcaatcatttttttcttcttttttttttaaatgtccgcTGAGAGAAAGCTTGGTTGATCTTAAGCCCGAAAACGGCGCAGTCACATGACTTCaagcatgtgcgtgtgcgtgcgcatgtgcgtgcgtgcgtgcgcgttaCCCTCGCCCCTGGCAGCCCAGCCTCTTGGAGACGTCGCGCTGCAGGAGACCTTCCAGAAGTTCTTTGAGTTCCGCCGTGAACGAGTCGGGGAGCTCCACGTTCTGACGGACAAGATGGAAAGGAGACAAAAGAATACAAGAAGATGAAGGCGGGACAAAAAGACAAAGACGTGCGACTTGCGTGACGACGAGCTTCAGCGACACGCCAGCGAGCGTCACCAGCCGGCTATTTTCGTTTCATCTCCAAACGGGAGGATTAGCCGACGCGCGCCAAAGCCGTTAGTGGGTCAAAGCGTTTGGTCCGATTTGGTTTGTCACCACAGATCTTCCCGGTTGTCGTTTTGCGGAAAGACGGGCGCCAAAAAAGACAAACGCTTGCTCCCCccaccctcaaaaaaaaaagaggcggaCTGGCGTGAAGTTCAACAAAGTCCTTCATTTCTCTGAATGCAAAAATCAATTGTTCAAATGTGatcaaataaagaaaatgtgaaatgagGCGGCAAaaaagatttggacaatttcaagTTTGTCCAAATGATTGTGAAAGACTTTTGGTCTTACCATCGTCAGCGTCATCCTGTCAATCTCGTGTTTGTCTTTTGTCTTGTGCTGCCGAAACGGGCTGTGCCTGAAAGAAGACACGCAAACATAAACACGCCTCCAAAATGAATACAATCAGGTCAGAGGTCAGAGGTGACGTCCAAGCGTTTGTCCGCTTACCCTCGAAGCAGCTTGAAGAGCATGCAGCCCAGCGAGAACCAGTCGGCGCTGCTGTCGTACGCCGTCCCCTTCTGCAGGACTTCGGGAGCCATGTAGCCGTGGGTGCCCCTGAAACACGCACGCGTTACGCACGCGTTACGCACGCGTTACGCACGCCAATCATCCACCTCAACGCGCACAAACACTTTTGAGGTCAAGGCTGACAGAAACTGTCTGGCTGGCCACATTTTGTCGGCTGTTGCTGATATCAGGTGGACAATGGCGCGTTCCAGTGCGCCCTCCAGTGGACGCACGTTGCAAGTACATGACCTTGACTGAAAATCGGCATGCAGTTGTTTGTTGACGTTTGACGTTGGCTGTCGCCTTCGGCTGCACGCTTGTGGATGCTCAACTTACCCGCGCGCGCGCACCAACCAGGAGACAAACTCTCCACCACCTGAGACTCGGCTGGACGCGCTTGCGTGGCGTTCAAGCGCACCCGGCCGCCAAAAGCCAGCTCTGGTCCCGGCCCACCTTCTGACATGTGAacggacacgcacgcacgccggcACGGGGTCCCACTTACACGCTGGCGTGCGGTTTCTTCTTGGAGAAGTCGCAGGCCAGGCCCAGGTCGGAGATGCGAACGTGTCCATGCTCGTCCAGCAGGATGTTGGCGGGCTGCGGGAAGGAGGCGGAGTCAACACGGTCGGCGTAGAGCGCCGGCATGGGCGTGGCCTACCTTGAGGTCCCGGTAGACCACGAAGCGGTTGTGCATGTGCTCCAGGCCCAGGATGATCTCGGCGGCGTAGAAGCGCATTTCCTTCTCGCTGAACACGCCGTGCTGCGACAGGTGGTAGTGCAGGTCGCCGCCTGCGCGCACGTTTTCGATTCATGGCATCGTGATGCTTGATGACATCGTTGCGTCCCTACTGTATATGCTGTAATGCTAGCCccgtctttttttaaattccaaaaaGTTCTTTTTCCTTCATACAGAGCATTTTATGTCATAATATGAACATTACATCCAATAATGACGTTGATTTGCAATCAATTATTTGGATCTTTGAGGTCTGCGGCAGTCAAGCACGTCAAGAAACCCTCATTGCTTTagtaactttttttattattattactagccTAGTATTTTTCATGTTCACATTTCCGATCTTAATGCACGGGCGAAAACTGTTTTCCGAAAGAACAAGCCGGTTTTGCTCCAAAATGAAGCGCAGAGCTGTCAATCAACTCTTGTCAATAAAGTTGTGCTTACCATTCATGAGGTCCAGAATGAAGCAGAGCTTGTCCGGCGTGTGGAAGGCGTACGTCATGCACACGATGAACGGGCAGTCCTGCCGAGATGCCGCAGGTTAGCATCAGGCGCCCGAGTCCCGCTAAGGCTAAGGCTGAGGCTGAGGCTGAGGCTGAGGCTGAGGCTGAGGCTGAGGCTGAGGCTGAGGCTGAGGCTAAGGCTAAGGCTAAGGCTAAGGCTGAGGCTGAGGCTGAGGCTAAGGCTAAGGCTAAGGCGGAGGTTGAGGCTGAGGCTAAGGCTAAGGCTAAGGCGGAGGTTGAGGCTAAGGCTGAGGCTAAGGCTAAGGCTGAGGCTAAGGCTAAGGCTAAGGCTAAGGCTAAGGCTAAGGCTGAGGCTGAGGCTAAGGCTAAGGCTACGGCGGCTCACCTACCCCGGTACTGACGAGCGACAGCATGATGCGCTCGTTGAGCGCCAGCGTCTCGCCTTGCTTCATCTTGATGCGCTTCTTGTCCAGACACTTCATGGCGTACCTGAAAACACGCACAAACGTACCACGACAGGAAACGCAAACGCATTTGATTGGCAGGCCAAGACATTTCCTTCATTtgacacgcgcgcgcgcgcgcgctcacATCTTTCCCGTGTCGGCCTTCCTGCAGCCGTAAACTTCGCCGAAGCCGCCGCGGCCGATGATGCGGTGGACGCTGAAGTCGTTCATGGTCAGctgcacacaaaacacacaacgCGCTCGCTCGCTTCCGACTTGACTTTCACATTAAATCGCCTTTTGCTTTCAAACCAACaaggcttttactttgaaaggcACGGGCACTgatttcttcatttttggattGGAATCAAATAGTTGAAAAATTCATGAGCTTGAATTTATATTGACATTTATTGCCTCcattattttgaaattcaaaGCATCGACGTTTCCATGGCACAAAGACTTTTATTGTGAAAGGGCCCAGAcgtttggctttttttctttcaaatgaaaAGCTTAAAGGCCAGAACAGCTGACA encodes:
- the grk3 gene encoding G protein-coupled receptor kinase 3 isoform X2 — its product is MADLEAVLADVSYLMAMEKSKSTPAARASKKIILPEPSIRSVMQKYLEEREELAFDKIFNQKIGFLLFKDFCMNEIDEAVPQLKFYEEIKDYEKLDSEEERLSRSRQIYDGYIMKELLSCSHPFSKKAVDHVQSHLAKKLVPPTLFQPYIVEICDSLRGNIFLKFIESDKFTRFCQWKNVELNIHLTMNDFSVHRIIGRGGFGEVYGCRKADTGKMYAMKCLDKKRIKMKQGETLALNERIMLSLVSTGDCPFIVCMTYAFHTPDKLCFILDLMNGGDLHYHLSQHGVFSEKEMRFYAAEIILGLEHMHNRFVVYRDLKPANILLDEHGHVRISDLGLACDFSKKKPHASVGTHGYMAPEVLQKGTAYDSSADWFSLGCMLFKLLRGHSPFRQHKTKDKHEIDRMTLTMNVELPDSFTAELKELLEGLLQRDVSKRLGCQGRGATEVKGHPFFKGMDWQQVYLQKYSPPLIPPRGEVNAADAFDIGSFDEEDTKGIKLLDSDQELYKNFPLVISERWQQEVAETVYDAVNSDTDKNEARKRAKNKQLGHEEDYALGKDCIMHGYMLKLGNPFLTQWQRRYFYLFPNRVEWRGEGESRQNLLTMEQIVSVEETQIKDKKCILLRIKGGKQFVLQCESDPELVQWKKELTEAFTEAHKLLRRAPKVIGKSRTGGVVELSKPPLAHRNSNGL
- the grk3 gene encoding G protein-coupled receptor kinase 3 isoform X1; translation: MADLEAVLADVSYLMAMEKSKSTPAARASKKIILPEPSIRSVMQKYLEEREELAFDKIFNQKIGFLLFKDFCMNEIDEAVPQLKFYEEIKDYEKLDSEEERLSRSRQIYDGYIMKELLSCSHPFSKKAVDHVQSHLAKKLVPPTLFQPYIVEICDSLRGNIFLKFIESDKFTRFCQWKNVELNIHLTMNDFSVHRIIGRGGFGEVYGCRKADTGKMYAMKCLDKKRIKMKQGETLALNERIMLSLVSTGDCPFIVCMTYAFHTPDKLCFILDLMNGGDLHYHLSQHGVFSEKEMRFYAAEIILGLEHMHNRFVVYRDLKPANILLDEHGHVRISDLGLACDFSKKKPHASVGTHGYMAPEVLQKGTAYDSSADWFSLGCMLFKLLRGHSPFRQHKTKDKHEIDRMTLTMNVELPDSFTAELKELLEGLLQRDVSKRLGCQGRGATEVKGHPFFKGMDWQQVYLQKYSPPLIPPRGEVNAADAFDIGSFDEEDTKGIKLLDSDQELYKNFPLVISERWQQEVAETVYDAVNSDTDKNEARKRAKNKQLGHEEDYALGKDCIMHGYMLKLGNPFLTQWQRRYFYLFPNRVEWRGEGESRETWLAKHLTQLKDSQNLLTMEQIVSVEETQIKDKKCILLRIKGGKQFVLQCESDPELVQWKKELTEAFTEAHKLLRRAPKVIGKSRTGGVVELSKPPLAHRNSNGL